In one Sphingobium sp. MI1205 genomic region, the following are encoded:
- a CDS encoding response regulator transcription factor, with protein MPLGRWCEMSGENIAAPLRERPRLLLVEDDAGVRRSLQLLFRAQGFDVRAYAAGAALLDDPLSGDACCFVADFRLEQSDGIEVLCRLRERGWPGPAILITAFPSAELTERALAQGFAQVLEKPLREHALTGALARLTGVGKRI; from the coding sequence ATGCCGCTGGGCCGATGGTGTGAGATGTCAGGCGAGAATATTGCGGCCCCGTTGCGGGAACGCCCGCGTCTTCTTCTGGTCGAGGATGACGCCGGTGTTCGCCGTTCACTGCAGCTTCTCTTTCGTGCGCAGGGTTTTGACGTCCGGGCCTATGCGGCTGGTGCGGCGCTTCTGGACGATCCGTTATCGGGGGATGCCTGCTGCTTCGTTGCTGATTTTCGATTGGAGCAGAGCGATGGCATCGAGGTGCTTTGCCGCCTGCGCGAACGTGGCTGGCCGGGTCCAGCCATACTCATCACCGCGTTCCCATCGGCCGAACTGACCGAGCGTGCCTTGGCGCAGGGGTTCGCCCAGGTTCTGGAAAAGCCCCTGCGGGAACATGCGCTGACTGGCGCGCTTGCCAGGCTGACGGGCGTGGGAAAGCGCATTTGA